In one Nicotiana sylvestris chromosome 8, ASM39365v2, whole genome shotgun sequence genomic region, the following are encoded:
- the LOC104240134 gene encoding cytochrome b561 and DOMON domain-containing protein At3g61750-like — MAMVSRLLVLSLFIMLVSLERDGKLAQRKGIVMAIEEDGKALCSSVNLAEFLPPPYGGLENMVCQPVWNSFLLRYSQTKDNVVTIILSTVYTSGWVGMGFSRDGKMINSSCMVGWITPGGQGKIKQYYVEGLTPSKIKPEKGELPLTSIPPIVYLQGATIYVAFQLKYPNRLKNQPILLAFATKYPHHHHLTVHDDKTTKLFDFSSGTSFDVNAGAPNNYICSTKTHGVLGILGWGLFSPFGAIFARYLKKQKFWYYFHVSAQFIGFILGLAGVVLGLQLHNKLQVHIAAHEGIGILVLVLSILQVLAFFLRPDRDSKYRKCWNLYHGWTGRIALFFGAVNIVLGMHYAGAGESWKIGYGFLLGTIMLVCIVLETLLRLKKLDEPTLPPTYPMNSI; from the exons ATGGCTATGGTTTCAAGATTATTGGTACTGTCATTGTTTATCATGTTAGTCTCTTTGGAAAGAGATGGTAAATTGGCACAGCGTAAAGGAATTGTTATGGCTATTGAGGAAGATGGCAAAGCGCTATGTAGTAGTGTAAATCTTGCCGAATTTCTTCCTCCTCCTTATGGTGGTCTTGAAAATATGGTTTGCCAACCTGTTTGGAATTCTTTCCTGCTTCGT TACTCACAGACTAAAGACAATGTCGTCACAATCATATTATCAACTGTGTACACAAGTGGATGGGTAGGAATGGGATTCTCGCGCGATGGAAAGATGATCAATTCTAGCTGTATGGTCGGGTGGATAACTCCAGGAGGACAGGGAAAAATCAAGCAATATTATGTAGAGGGCTTAACACCTTCAAAAATCAAACCTGAGAAAGGTGAGCTGCCATTGACGAGCATTCCACCCATCGTATATCTTCAAGGTGCCACAATATACGTGGCCTTCCAATTGAAGTATCCAAATCGTCTCAAAAACCAACCGATTTTACTAGCTTTTGCAACCAAGTATCCTCATCATCACCATCTTACTGTACATGATGACAAAACGACTAAACTGTTCGACTTCTCTTCAG GTACTTCATTTGATGTTAATGCTGGTGCACCTAATAACTACATTTGCTCAACAAAGACTCATGGCGTGTTGGGTATATTGGGATGGGGACTATTCTCCCCCTTCGGAGCAATTTTTGCGAGATACTTAAAAAAACAAAAGTTTTGGTATTACTTTCATGTATCCGCTCAGTTCATCGGATTCATATTAGGACTTGCTGGAGTGGTTCTTGGACTTCAACTTCACAACAAGCTGCAGGTTCATATTGCAGCACATGAAGGCATTGGCATTCTTGTTCTTGTTCTTAGCATTCTTCAG GTGTTAGCGTTCTTTCTACGACCAGATAGAGACAGCAAATACCGCAAGTGTTGGAATTTGTATCATGGTTGGACCGGGAGGATTGCCCTTTTCTTTGGAGCTGTGAACATAGTTTTGGGGATGCATTATGCTGGCGCAGGGGAAAGCTGGAAAATAGGTTATGGATTTCTTCTCGGCACAATAATGCTGGTGTGTATCGTTCTGGAAACGCTGTTGAGGCTTAAGAAACTGGACGAGCCAACTCTTCCTCCAACCTATCCCATGAATTCAATTTAG